A stretch of Chelmon rostratus isolate fCheRos1 chromosome 18, fCheRos1.pri, whole genome shotgun sequence DNA encodes these proteins:
- the sod2 gene encoding superoxide dismutase [Mn], mitochondrial, producing MRAIMNMLCRVGQIRRCAASLSQAINQVAASRQKHTLPDLTYDYGALEPRINAEIMQLHHSKHHATYVNNLNVAEEKYQEALAKGDVTAQVALQPALKFNGGGHINHTIFWTNLSPNGGGEPQGELMEAIKRDFGSFQKMKEKMSAATVAVQGSGWGWLGFDKESGRLRIAACANQDPLQGTTGLIPLLGIDVWEHAYYLQYKNVRPDYVKAIWNVINWENVSERLQTAKK from the exons ATGAGAGCTATCATGAACATGCTTTGCAGAGTTGGTCAAATACGAAG GTGTGCAGCCAGCCTGAGCCAAGCTATAAACCAAGTCGCTGCATCAAGGCAGAAGCACACGCTCCCTGACCTGACTTATGACTATGGTGCCCTGGAGCCCCGCATCAATGCAGAGATCATGCAGCTGCACCATAGCAAGCACCATGCCACATATGTGAACAACCTCAATGTTGCAGAAGAGAAATATCAGGAGGCACTAGCAAAGG GAGATGTGACAGCACAGGTTGCCCTCCAGCCTGCTCTGAAGTTTAATGGAGGAGGCCACATTAACCACACCATCTTCTGGACAAACCTCTCTCCTAATGGTGGAGGCGAACCACAGG GGGAGCTGATGGAGGCCATTAAGCGGGACTTTGGCTCCTTCcagaagatgaaggagaagatGTCTGCTGCTACAGTGGCGGTGCAGGGCTCGGGCTGGGGCTGGCTGGGCTTCGACAAGGAGAGTGGAAGACTTCGCATCGCTGCTTGTGCTAACCAGGATCCCCTGCAGGGAACTACAG GCCTCATCCCCCTCCTTGGTATCGATGTATGGGAGCATGCCTACTACCTTCAGTACAAAAATGTGCGGCCGGACTATGTTAAGGCTATCTGGAATGTGATCAACTGGGAGAATGTGAGCGAGCGTCTCCAGACTGCCAAAAAGTAG